A section of the Rhodobacteraceae bacterium M382 genome encodes:
- a CDS encoding serine hydroxymethyltransferase produces MTDTPRDTGFFTESLSTRDPELYGAVTAELGRQRDEIELIASENIVSAAVMEAQGSVLTNKYAEGYPGRRYYGGCQYVDVAENLAIDRAKQLFGCDFANVQPNSGSQANQGVFQALLQPGDTILGMNLASGGHLTHGAAPNQSGKWFNAVQYGVRRSDNLIDYDEVEALAKEHQPKMIIAGGSAIPRVIDFARMREIADMVGAYLHVDMAHFAGLVATGEHPSPFPHAHVATTTTHKTLRGPRGGMIVTNDEAIAKKVNSAIFPGIQGGPLMHVIAAKAVAFGEALRPEFKAYMRQVRLNADALADQLIKGGLDIVTGGTDTHVMLVDLRPKGVTGNIVDKALGRAHITTNKNGIPFDPEKPTVTSGIRLGTPAGTTRGFGEAEFREIADMIIQVVDGLAANGEDGNADVEATVRAQVATLCARFPLYPNL; encoded by the coding sequence ATGACCGACACCCCCCGCGACACTGGTTTTTTCACCGAGTCACTCTCGACGCGCGACCCTGAGCTTTATGGCGCAGTGACGGCCGAGCTTGGCCGTCAGCGCGATGAGATCGAGCTGATTGCCTCTGAAAACATCGTCTCGGCCGCCGTGATGGAAGCCCAGGGCAGCGTTCTGACCAACAAATATGCCGAAGGCTATCCCGGGCGTCGCTACTATGGCGGTTGCCAATATGTGGACGTGGCCGAAAACCTGGCTATCGACCGCGCCAAGCAGCTGTTTGGCTGTGACTTTGCCAATGTGCAGCCGAATTCAGGCAGCCAGGCGAACCAAGGCGTGTTCCAGGCGCTGCTGCAGCCGGGCGACACCATTCTGGGCATGAACCTGGCCTCGGGCGGTCACCTGACCCACGGCGCTGCGCCCAACCAGTCGGGCAAATGGTTCAACGCCGTGCAATATGGCGTGCGCCGGTCCGACAACCTCATCGACTATGACGAGGTCGAAGCCCTGGCCAAGGAACACCAGCCCAAGATGATCATCGCGGGCGGGTCTGCCATCCCGCGGGTCATCGATTTTGCCCGGATGCGTGAGATTGCTGATATGGTTGGTGCCTACCTCCATGTTGATATGGCGCATTTCGCCGGTCTGGTTGCCACAGGCGAACATCCCTCGCCGTTCCCGCATGCGCATGTGGCCACGACCACCACGCACAAGACCCTGCGCGGTCCGCGTGGGGGTATGATCGTCACAAATGATGAAGCAATCGCTAAGAAGGTGAATTCGGCGATCTTCCCCGGTATCCAGGGTGGTCCGCTGATGCACGTCATCGCGGCCAAGGCCGTGGCCTTTGGCGAAGCGCTCCGCCCCGAGTTCAAAGCCTACATGCGTCAGGTGCGCCTGAATGCCGATGCGCTGGCCGATCAGCTGATCAAAGGCGGGTTGGACATCGTGACCGGCGGCACCGACACCCATGTCATGCTGGTCGACCTGCGCCCCAAAGGCGTGACCGGCAACATCGTGGACAAGGCCCTCGGCCGTGCCCATATCACCACCAACAAAAACGGCATCCCGTTTGATCCGGAAAAACCGACCGTAACCTCGGGCATTCGTCTGGGCACACCCGCAGGCACCACCCGCGGCTTTGGCGAGGCGGAATTCCGCGAGATCGCGGATATGATCATCCAGGTCGTCGACGGTCTGGCCGCCAACGGAGAAGACGGCAACGCCGATGTCGAAGCCACGGTCCGCGCCCAGGTGGCCACTCTCTGCGCGCGCTTCCCGCTCTATCCGAACCTGTAA
- a CDS encoding alpha/beta fold hydrolase, producing MLNTILHGTPTDRPALLIAHGLYGSARNWGVIAKRLSDERQVVAVDMRNHGNSNWADTHTYPDLATDLAQVIDAQGAPMDIIGHSMGGKAAMMLALNHPDRVNKLVVADIAPVTYGHSQIQFIQAMRAVDLETLERRSDAEQQLAASGVDPALQSFFTQSLDIPNKRWRLNLDVLADQMPNIMSFPDSDAVWPGSALFLSGAESDYVRPEHRAVIRSRFPNARFAKIPGAGHWLHAEKPREFEAAARTFLNA from the coding sequence ATGTTGAACACGATCCTGCACGGCACCCCGACCGACCGCCCCGCCCTGTTGATTGCCCATGGCCTCTATGGCTCGGCACGCAATTGGGGGGTGATTGCCAAACGCCTGTCAGACGAACGCCAGGTGGTGGCCGTCGACATGCGCAATCACGGCAACAGCAACTGGGCCGACACCCATACATATCCCGATCTGGCCACAGATCTGGCCCAGGTGATCGACGCACAAGGCGCACCAATGGATATCATTGGTCATTCCATGGGCGGCAAGGCTGCAATGATGTTGGCCCTGAACCACCCTGATCGCGTGAACAAGCTGGTGGTGGCGGATATTGCGCCCGTCACCTATGGGCACAGTCAGATCCAATTCATCCAAGCCATGCGTGCGGTCGATCTGGAGACACTCGAGCGCAGATCCGACGCAGAACAGCAATTGGCCGCATCCGGTGTCGACCCTGCATTGCAAAGCTTTTTCACGCAATCACTGGACATCCCGAACAAACGCTGGCGGCTGAATCTGGATGTTCTGGCCGATCAGATGCCAAATATCATGTCCTTCCCGGACAGCGATGCGGTCTGGCCCGGGTCGGCCCTGTTTTTGTCAGGTGCAGAATCGGATTACGTGCGCCCAGAGCATCGCGCGGTCATCCGGTCACGGTTCCCAAACGCCCGCTTTGCCAAGATTCCCGGTGCCGGGCATTGGCTGCACGCAGAAAAACCCCGTGAATTCGAAGCCGCCGCCCGGACCTTTCTGAACGCCTGA
- a CDS encoding MurR/RpiR family transcriptional regulator: protein MTNPTATVRDLIREHYNNLTQSERKFANSLLENYPSAGLASITVVAANADVSTPTVARMVQKLGFKGYPQFHKALLKELQAKVSGPTQRRENWMTEAPESHLLNRFSQAVTQNLGQTFSNIDPNQFDAATRQLANPNSQLYVVGGRISGSLATYAFTHFQAIRQRVTHMTSSSGTWPHYLLDMVEGDTLLLFDVRRYETNLLRLAELASERGVTIILITDQWASPVASVAKFTFNCWVEIPSAWDSNIATMMLLEALIAGTQEESWPETKDRYDRLDELFDMTRLFRKFS from the coding sequence TTGACCAATCCAACTGCGACCGTGCGGGACCTGATCCGCGAGCACTATAACAATCTGACCCAATCAGAACGTAAGTTCGCGAATTCATTACTGGAAAACTATCCGTCTGCCGGGTTGGCCTCGATCACGGTGGTGGCTGCAAATGCCGATGTGTCGACACCAACAGTGGCCCGGATGGTGCAGAAACTGGGCTTCAAGGGATATCCGCAATTTCATAAAGCCTTGCTCAAAGAGCTTCAGGCCAAGGTTTCCGGCCCCACCCAGCGGCGCGAGAACTGGATGACCGAAGCGCCGGAATCGCATCTTTTGAATAGATTTTCTCAGGCGGTAACTCAAAACCTGGGACAGACGTTTTCCAACATAGACCCGAATCAATTCGACGCGGCGACCCGACAATTGGCCAATCCGAACAGTCAGCTGTATGTTGTCGGCGGCCGGATATCGGGGTCGTTGGCCACCTATGCCTTTACCCATTTCCAGGCGATCCGCCAACGGGTGACCCATATGACGTCTTCGTCAGGAACCTGGCCGCATTATCTGTTGGACATGGTCGAAGGCGACACGTTGCTGTTGTTCGATGTGCGCCGGTATGAAACCAACCTGTTGCGACTGGCCGAACTGGCTTCTGAACGCGGGGTGACGATCATCCTGATCACCGATCAATGGGCTAGCCCGGTGGCGTCGGTTGCCAAGTTCACCTTTAACTGTTGGGTCGAAATCCCATCTGCCTGGGATTCGAATATCGCCACGATGATGCTGCTCGAGGCATTGATTGCAGGGACCCAGGAAGAAAGCTGGCCTGAAACCAAAGATCGCTATGACCGTTTGGACGAATTATTTGACATGACCCGGCTGTTTCGGAAATTTTCCTGA
- a CDS encoding N-formylglutamate amidohydrolase, whose translation MQHQASDPSSPPGSQVVELVNPQGRGPALILCEHACKDIPDRYDRLGLRDSDRDSHAAWDPGARAIALTLSQALESPMVASRVSRLVYDCNRPPDAPDAMPARSELIDVPGNADLTAAQRAERTAQIYDPFCTTVSEVIARRQADARPTVLITIHSFTPVYFGKPRAVEIGILHDDDRRMADLMLAEAPRLPHRQVVRNAPYGPQDGVTHSLKLHGLGNGLANVMIEVRNDLVTTTEEENAMARDLLALINPALDALLAGGGDNA comes from the coding sequence ATGCAACACCAAGCGTCAGACCCAAGTTCACCGCCTGGATCCCAGGTCGTGGAACTGGTCAACCCGCAGGGGCGGGGACCGGCGCTGATTCTGTGCGAACACGCCTGCAAGGATATTCCCGACCGCTATGACCGATTGGGGCTGCGCGACAGCGATCGCGACAGTCATGCCGCCTGGGATCCCGGCGCGCGGGCAATTGCATTGACCCTGTCGCAGGCGCTGGAGTCACCAATGGTTGCCAGCCGGGTGTCAAGGCTGGTCTATGATTGCAATCGCCCACCTGACGCCCCAGATGCGATGCCTGCGCGCTCTGAACTGATCGACGTTCCCGGCAATGCGGACCTCACGGCTGCCCAACGGGCCGAACGCACTGCGCAGATCTATGACCCGTTCTGCACGACCGTTTCGGAGGTGATTGCCCGGCGTCAGGCTGACGCCCGGCCTACGGTGCTGATCACCATCCACAGTTTCACGCCGGTCTATTTTGGCAAACCCCGCGCGGTTGAAATCGGCATTTTGCATGATGACGACCGCCGCATGGCCGACCTGATGTTGGCCGAGGCCCCGCGCCTGCCCCATCGCCAGGTCGTTCGCAACGCCCCCTATGGCCCCCAAGACGGTGTGACCCACTCGCTCAAGCTGCACGGGCTGGGCAACGGGCTGGCAAATGTCATGATCGAAGTGCGCAATGATCTTGTCACCACGACAGAAGAGGAAAACGCAATGGCCCGGGACCTATTGGCGCTGATCAACCCGGCGCTGGACGCGCTGTTGGCTGGAGGCGGCGACAATGCCTAG
- a CDS encoding TRAP transporter small permease subunit, translating into MPRFILRYIRAIEALNKFIGRIAMYLIFVLVGVLLWSSISKTFFVPSMWTLETAQFVMVAYYVLGGPYSIQMGSNVRMDLFYGGWSLKTKAWMDAFTVFFLMFYLGVLLYGAVSSTAYSLGYFGMEPFDFFWDLLKTLLTEGPGATGEKLGYLERSSTAWRPHLWPIKTILCTGVLLMLLQCLAELFRDIGRIRGVEL; encoded by the coding sequence ATGCCTAGGTTCATCCTGCGCTACATTCGCGCCATCGAGGCACTGAACAAGTTCATCGGGCGCATTGCCATGTATCTGATCTTTGTTCTGGTCGGCGTGCTGCTGTGGTCGTCGATTTCCAAAACCTTCTTTGTGCCGTCCATGTGGACGCTGGAGACCGCACAATTCGTGATGGTCGCCTATTACGTTTTGGGTGGCCCCTATTCGATCCAGATGGGATCGAACGTGCGCATGGATCTGTTCTATGGCGGTTGGTCCCTGAAGACCAAGGCATGGATGGATGCGTTTACCGTGTTCTTCCTGATGTTTTACCTTGGCGTGCTGCTGTATGGCGCGGTCAGCTCGACCGCCTATTCTCTGGGCTATTTCGGCATGGAACCCTTTGATTTCTTTTGGGACCTTCTGAAGACACTGCTAACCGAGGGCCCCGGCGCGACAGGCGAAAAACTGGGCTATCTCGAACGCAGCTCGACCGCCTGGCGTCCGCATTTGTGGCCGATCAAAACCATTCTGTGCACCGGGGTCCTGCTGATGCTGCTGCAATGTCTTGCCGAACTGTTCCGGGATATCGGGCGCATTCGTGGAGTTGAGCTCTGA
- a CDS encoding TRAP transporter large permease subunit, with protein MSYEMIAIVMFAGMMLMLMTGQRVFGAIGFVGALAGLMLWGTGGSEIPFSAAMKLMKWYPLLTLPMFIFMGYVLSESKIADDLYKMFHVWMGPVQGGLAIGTIGLMVLISAMNGLSVAGMAIGATIALPELLRRGYDKIMVTGVIQAGSSLGILVPPSVVLVLYAMIARQPVGQLWLAGVVPGLMMAAMFILYIYVRCRIQPHLGPVLPEEERNVPMSEKLRLLRAGLLPLVIFATMMVPFVNGWTSLVESSAIGAMTAFVAAILKGRMTREVFETSVRSTLAISCMFMWIILAALGFGAIFDGLGAVKAIEDLFTTQLGLSPWMILILMQLSFILMGTFLDDTAMLVIVAPLYVPLVGALGFDLIWYGVLYTITTQIAYMTPPFGYNLFLMRAMAPPEIGLRDIYWSIIPFALVMVLALSLVMIFPEIALWLPDYVYGK; from the coding sequence ATGTCATATGAAATGATCGCTATCGTCATGTTTGCGGGCATGATGCTGATGCTGATGACCGGGCAGCGGGTGTTCGGCGCCATCGGTTTCGTGGGCGCGCTGGCCGGGCTGATGTTGTGGGGCACCGGCGGGTCCGAGATCCCGTTTTCCGCAGCGATGAAGCTGATGAAATGGTATCCGCTGCTGACCCTGCCGATGTTCATTTTCATGGGCTATGTCCTGTCGGAATCCAAGATTGCCGATGATCTGTACAAGATGTTCCACGTCTGGATGGGCCCCGTTCAGGGTGGGTTGGCCATTGGGACAATCGGGCTGATGGTTCTGATTTCCGCGATGAATGGCCTGTCCGTGGCCGGCATGGCCATCGGAGCCACCATCGCCCTGCCCGAGCTGCTGCGCCGCGGGTACGACAAGATCATGGTCACCGGCGTAATCCAGGCCGGATCCAGCCTAGGCATTCTGGTGCCGCCCTCGGTGGTGTTGGTGCTATACGCGATGATCGCCCGTCAACCGGTCGGCCAGTTGTGGCTGGCCGGCGTGGTGCCGGGCCTGATGATGGCGGCGATGTTCATTCTCTACATCTATGTGCGGTGTCGCATCCAACCGCATCTTGGTCCGGTGCTGCCCGAAGAGGAACGCAATGTCCCGATGTCGGAAAAGCTGCGCCTGCTGCGCGCCGGGCTGCTGCCGCTGGTGATTTTTGCCACCATGATGGTGCCCTTTGTCAACGGTTGGACCTCGCTGGTGGAAAGCTCGGCGATTGGTGCCATGACCGCCTTCGTCGCGGCGATCCTCAAGGGACGGATGACACGGGAGGTGTTCGAAACCTCGGTCCGGTCCACCCTGGCGATTTCCTGCATGTTCATGTGGATCATCCTGGCCGCCCTGGGCTTTGGCGCGATCTTTGACGGATTGGGTGCGGTCAAGGCGATCGAAGACCTGTTCACCACCCAATTGGGCCTGTCGCCCTGGATGATCCTGATCCTGATGCAGCTGAGCTTCATCCTGATGGGCACCTTTCTGGACGACACGGCAATGTTGGTGATCGTGGCACCGCTTTATGTTCCGCTGGTTGGCGCGCTGGGGTTCGACCTGATCTGGTACGGGGTGCTTTACACGATCACCACCCAGATCGCTTATATGACACCGCCCTTTGGCTATAACCTGTTTCTGATGCGCGCAATGGCGCCCCCCGAAATCGGACTGCGCGACATCTATTGGTCCATCATCCCCTTTGCATTGGTGATGGTGCTGGCCCTTAGCCTGGTGATGATCTTCCCCGAGATCGCCCTGTGGCTGCCCGACTATGTCTACGGAAAATAA
- a CDS encoding TRAP transporter substrate-binding protein, producing MTSRRKFLQTAGVGAMAAPLATPALAQSTIKWRMQTYAGAALAEHVVKPAIDMFNTIAGDRMQIELFYADQLVPTGELFRAMQRGTIDAVQSDDDSMASPTEVTVFGGYFPFGSRYSLDVPVLFNQYGLNEIWDEEYSKVGVKHISAGAWDPCHFATKEPIHSLADLKGKRVFTFPTAGRFLSQFGVVPVTLPWEDIEVAMQTGELDGVAWSGITEDYTVGWADVTDYFLTNNISGAWAGSFFANQGRWNELPEDLQTLFRVCCDQSHYYRQWWYWGGEASLRVDGTKMKLTTIPDAEWAQVEEAAVKFWDEIAAESPTKAKVVEIFKKYNADMQKAGRPYRYG from the coding sequence ATGACATCAAGACGCAAGTTCCTGCAAACCGCCGGTGTCGGTGCCATGGCCGCACCTTTGGCAACCCCTGCGCTGGCTCAATCCACCATCAAATGGCGGATGCAAACCTATGCCGGCGCGGCGCTGGCCGAACATGTGGTGAAACCCGCCATAGACATGTTCAACACCATCGCGGGCGATCGTATGCAGATCGAACTGTTCTATGCCGATCAGCTGGTCCCCACGGGTGAATTGTTCCGGGCCATGCAACGCGGCACCATCGATGCGGTGCAGTCGGACGACGATTCGATGGCATCCCCCACCGAAGTCACAGTATTTGGTGGCTATTTCCCCTTTGGATCGCGCTATTCTCTGGATGTGCCGGTTCTGTTCAACCAATACGGACTGAACGAAATCTGGGACGAAGAATACTCCAAGGTCGGTGTCAAACACATCAGCGCCGGGGCCTGGGATCCTTGCCATTTTGCGACCAAGGAACCGATCCACTCGCTGGCCGACCTCAAGGGCAAGCGGGTCTTTACCTTCCCCACTGCCGGACGCTTCCTGTCGCAATTCGGCGTGGTTCCGGTGACTCTGCCTTGGGAAGACATCGAAGTCGCCATGCAGACAGGTGAATTGGACGGGGTCGCCTGGTCGGGTATCACCGAAGACTATACTGTTGGCTGGGCCGATGTGACCGATTACTTCCTGACCAACAACATTTCGGGTGCCTGGGCCGGGTCCTTCTTTGCCAACCAGGGACGTTGGAATGAACTGCCCGAAGATCTGCAAACCCTGTTCCGCGTGTGCTGTGACCAATCGCACTATTATCGCCAGTGGTGGTATTGGGGTGGCGAAGCCTCGCTGCGCGTGGATGGCACCAAGATGAAGCTGACCACAATACCTGATGCCGAATGGGCCCAGGTCGAAGAGGCCGCGGTCAAATTCTGGGATGAAATCGCCGCCGAAAGCCCCACCAAGGCCAAGGTTGTCGAAATCTTCAAGAAGTACAACGCCGACATGCAGAAGGCCGGCCGGCCGTATCGCTACGGCTGA
- a CDS encoding glutamine synthetase family protein yields MITFEDLKARVAGGSIDTVLVCFVDMQGRLMGKRFHGGHFVGGAWEETHCCNYLLATDLEMGTPEGYASTSWERGYGDYVMKPDLSTLRLVPWLEGTALVLCDVLDHHTHAEVPHSPRAMLKRQVARVRALGFEPMMASELEFFLFEKGFDEIRKGGFRDLTPISGYNEDYHILQTTKEEHVMRPIRNHLWEAGLPIECTKGEAETGQEELNIKYAPAMDTAEYHSIAKHAIKEIAWQQGHAATFLPKWHHDKVGSSSHVHQSLWADGKPAFHDPDDALGMSDLMKSYMAGLLKYAPDYTYFMAPYINSYKRFMKGTFAPTRIIWSVDNRTAGYRLCGEGSKAIRVECRIPGSDMNPYLAMAGMLAAGLAGIEEGLELQPPTVGDVYQGDTGLIPGDLGAARTALHGSDMLRAAMGDDVVDHYARAAEVEIEEFARVVTDWEVARGFERA; encoded by the coding sequence ATGATCACGTTCGAAGACCTGAAGGCGCGGGTGGCTGGTGGCAGCATTGACACGGTATTGGTGTGTTTTGTTGACATGCAGGGCCGTTTGATGGGGAAGCGGTTTCATGGGGGTCATTTTGTTGGGGGTGCGTGGGAGGAGACGCATTGCTGCAATTACCTTCTGGCGACGGATCTTGAGATGGGGACGCCGGAAGGCTATGCGAGCACCAGCTGGGAGCGGGGCTATGGCGATTATGTGATGAAGCCGGATCTGAGCACCCTGCGCCTTGTGCCCTGGCTGGAGGGGACCGCGCTGGTGCTGTGTGATGTTCTGGATCACCACACCCACGCCGAGGTGCCCCACAGTCCGCGCGCGATGCTGAAGCGTCAGGTCGCCCGCGTGCGCGCCCTGGGGTTCGAGCCGATGATGGCGAGCGAGCTGGAGTTTTTTCTGTTCGAGAAGGGCTTTGACGAGATCCGCAAGGGCGGCTTTCGCGATCTGACGCCGATCTCGGGCTATAACGAAGATTACCACATCCTGCAGACCACCAAGGAAGAACATGTGATGCGCCCGATCCGCAATCACCTGTGGGAGGCGGGTCTGCCGATCGAATGCACCAAGGGCGAAGCCGAGACCGGGCAGGAAGAGCTCAACATCAAATATGCGCCTGCCATGGACACGGCGGAGTATCATTCGATCGCCAAACACGCGATCAAGGAGATCGCCTGGCAGCAGGGCCACGCCGCAACCTTTCTGCCCAAATGGCATCATGACAAGGTCGGCAGTTCCAGCCATGTGCATCAATCCCTGTGGGCCGATGGCAAACCGGCGTTTCACGACCCGGATGACGCGCTGGGGATGTCGGACCTGATGAAGTCCTATATGGCCGGGCTGCTCAAATATGCGCCTGATTACACCTATTTCATGGCCCCCTATATCAACAGCTACAAACGCTTCATGAAGGGGACATTTGCCCCCACAAGGATCATCTGGTCGGTGGACAATCGCACCGCCGGGTATCGGTTGTGTGGTGAAGGGTCCAAGGCCATCCGCGTCGAATGCCGGATCCCGGGATCGGACATGAACCCCTATCTGGCGATGGCGGGCATGCTGGCCGCCGGTCTGGCCGGGATCGAGGAAGGTCTGGAGCTGCAGCCGCCCACGGTGGGCGATGTCTATCAGGGCGACACCGGCCTGATCCCCGGCGATCTGGGCGCGGCGCGCACCGCGCTGCACGGCTCGGACATGCTGCGCGCGGCGATGGGCGACGATGTGGTCGACCACTACGCCCGTGCCGCCGAGGTGGAGATCGAAGAGTTTGCCCGCGTTGTGACCGATTGGGAGGTCGCGCGCGGGTTCGAACGGGCGTGA
- a CDS encoding aldehyde dehydrogenase family protein encodes MGQTLTCISPIDGSVFAERTVLSREAAVAVAARARDAQAAWAARPLAERVELVMAGVAAVGAMNDAIVPELAHMMGRPIRYGGEFGGFNERASHMASIAAEALADIAVGEDATFKRYIKRIPHGVVLVVAPWNYPYMTAINTVAPALIAGNTVVLKHATQTLLVGERMAAAFHDAGVPQDVFQNVFLDHDTTSELIARRAFDFVNFTGSVGGGQAMERAAAGTFTGVSTELGGKDPGYVMEDADLDAAVDTLIDGAMFNAGQCCCGIERIYVHESLYDAFVEKAVEIVSGYTLGNPLDPDTTLGPMANVRFAAEVRAQIDAAVAAGATAHIAPMVADDGAAYLTPQILTGVTHDMAVMRDESFGPVVGIMKVSGDQEAIALMNDSDFGLTASLWTADVDRAAAVGDRIETGTVFLNRADYLDPGLCWTGCKNTGRGGGLSIIGYHNLTRPKSYHLKKVTG; translated from the coding sequence ATGGGCCAGACATTGACGTGTATTTCCCCGATTGACGGATCGGTGTTTGCCGAACGCACAGTGCTGTCGCGCGAGGCGGCTGTTGCGGTGGCGGCGCGGGCACGGGATGCGCAAGCCGCCTGGGCGGCGCGGCCGTTGGCCGAGCGGGTCGAATTGGTGATGGCCGGGGTCGCGGCGGTGGGCGCGATGAATGATGCCATCGTGCCCGAGCTGGCCCATATGATGGGGCGGCCCATTCGGTATGGTGGTGAATTTGGCGGTTTCAACGAGCGCGCCAGCCATATGGCGTCGATTGCGGCGGAGGCGCTGGCTGATATCGCCGTGGGCGAGGACGCGACATTCAAACGGTATATCAAACGGATTCCCCATGGGGTGGTGCTGGTCGTCGCACCCTGGAACTATCCCTATATGACCGCCATCAACACCGTGGCCCCGGCGCTGATTGCCGGCAATACCGTGGTGTTGAAACACGCCACCCAGACCCTGTTGGTGGGCGAACGCATGGCCGCGGCGTTCCATGATGCGGGCGTGCCGCAGGACGTGTTCCAGAACGTGTTTCTGGATCATGACACCACATCCGAGCTGATCGCGCGCCGGGCGTTCGATTTTGTCAATTTCACCGGCTCGGTCGGCGGTGGCCAGGCGATGGAACGCGCCGCCGCCGGGACCTTCACCGGCGTCAGCACCGAGCTGGGCGGCAAGGACCCGGGATACGTGATGGAGGATGCCGATCTGGACGCCGCCGTCGACACGCTGATCGATGGGGCGATGTTCAACGCCGGTCAGTGCTGTTGCGGGATCGAGCGGATTTACGTGCATGAGAGCCTTTATGACGCCTTTGTCGAGAAGGCCGTGGAGATCGTCAGCGGCTATACCCTGGGCAATCCGCTGGACCCGGACACCACCCTGGGGCCGATGGCCAATGTCCGGTTCGCCGCCGAGGTGCGCGCCCAGATCGACGCCGCCGTGGCCGCCGGTGCAACCGCCCATATCGCGCCGATGGTGGCCGATGATGGTGCGGCCTATCTGACGCCGCAGATCCTGACCGGCGTGACCCATGACATGGCGGTGATGCGCGACGAGAGCTTTGGGCCCGTGGTGGGCATCATGAAGGTGTCCGGTGACCAGGAGGCCATCGCCCTGATGAACGACAGCGACTTTGGCCTGACCGCATCGCTGTGGACGGCGGATGTGGACCGCGCCGCAGCGGTCGGCGATCGCATCGAGACCGGCACCGTGTTCCTGAACCGCGCCGATTACCTGGACCCCGGCCTGTGCTGGACCGGCTGCAAGAACACCGGGCGCGGCGGTGGGCTCTCCATCATCGGCTATCACAATCTGACCCGGCCCAAATCCTACCATCTCAAGAAAGTCACCGGCTGA
- a CDS encoding iron-containing alcohol dehydrogenase, with amino-acid sequence MSLVGNWSYPTNIKFGAGRISELPAACAATGMTRPLLVTDRGLADLPITKATLDILEAAGLGRGLFAEVDPNPNEINLAAGVAAYNAGGHDGVIAFGGGSGLDLGKMVAFMAGQTRPVWEFEDVDDWWTRADADAIAPIVAVPTTAGTGSEVGRASVITNSVTHAKKIIFHPKVLPEVVICDPELTVGMPRAITAGTGLDAFAHCVEAFSSPHYHPMSQGIALEGMRLVKEYLPRAYTDGTDLEARAQMMSAAAMGATAFMKGLGAIHAMSHPVGAMFNTHHGTTNAVCMPAVLALNAPEIADRFDQAAAYLGITGGFDGFCTFVQTFNDSLAIPRKLTELGVTADAIPDLVAGALTDPSCGGNPVTLTQQNLTQLFNQSI; translated from the coding sequence ATGTCTCTCGTTGGAAACTGGTCCTATCCGACCAACATCAAATTCGGCGCTGGCCGGATCAGCGAACTCCCCGCCGCCTGCGCCGCCACCGGCATGACACGCCCCCTGCTGGTCACCGACCGCGGCCTGGCCGATCTGCCGATCACCAAAGCCACCCTGGACATCCTGGAGGCCGCCGGTCTGGGCCGGGGTCTGTTTGCCGAGGTCGACCCCAATCCCAACGAGATCAACCTGGCCGCAGGGGTTGCCGCCTATAACGCCGGGGGCCACGATGGCGTCATCGCCTTTGGCGGCGGCTCGGGGCTGGACCTGGGCAAGATGGTTGCCTTTATGGCCGGCCAAACCCGGCCCGTGTGGGAGTTCGAGGATGTGGACGATTGGTGGACCCGCGCCGATGCGGACGCCATCGCGCCCATCGTGGCCGTGCCCACCACCGCAGGCACCGGATCCGAAGTCGGCCGCGCCAGCGTCATCACCAATTCGGTGACCCACGCCAAGAAGATCATCTTTCACCCCAAGGTGCTGCCCGAAGTCGTCATCTGCGACCCCGAGCTGACCGTGGGCATGCCCAGGGCCATCACCGCAGGCACCGGGCTCGATGCCTTCGCCCATTGCGTCGAGGCGTTCTCCAGCCCCCATTACCACCCGATGTCCCAGGGCATCGCGCTCGAAGGCATGCGCCTGGTCAAGGAATATCTGCCGCGCGCCTATACGGACGGCACCGATCTGGAGGCCCGCGCCCAGATGATGTCGGCCGCCGCCATGGGGGCCACCGCCTTCATGAAGGGTCTCGGGGCCATCCACGCCATGAGCCACCCCGTCGGCGCCATGTTCAACACCCACCACGGCACCACAAATGCGGTCTGCATGCCCGCCGTGCTGGCGCTGAACGCACCCGAAATCGCCGACCGGTTTGATCAGGCCGCCGCCTATCTGGGCATCACCGGCGGCTTTGACGGGTTTTGCACCTTTGTCCAGACCTTCAACGACAGCCTCGCCATCCCCCGCAAACTCACCGAGCTCGGCGTCACAGCAGACGCAATCCCAGACCTCGTCGCAGGCGCGCTCACAGACCCCTCATGCGGCGGAAACCCCGTCACACTCACCCAACAAAACCTCACGCAGCTCTTCAATCAATCAATCTGA